Within Epilithonimonas zeae, the genomic segment AGATATATTTTCCTTAAAGTTCTTAATTTCAATAAACTTGTTTATTCATATTTAAAAATTCAGAAATGAAGAAGTTATTGATTCTAAATTTAAGAATTGATAAATCAATTTGATTAAGAATTTTAAGTTGAAATATTTTACTTAACTTCTAAATGTTTTAAAATTAAAGCTCAAATTTTTCCATTCTTCTGTATAACGCTGCTCTAGATAATCCCAAATCTTCCGCCGCCAGAGAAATATTTCCACGGTGTTTCTTCAACGCTTTTTTAATCAGAATTTCTTCCATTTCTTCGATGTTCAGATTCACGATTGTATTTTCTGATTCTTCATCTTGGGGCATCAGCAATTTAAGACTTTTCTCGTTGGAAAGAATTACGCTTCGTTCGATGCAATGGTCGAGCTCACGGATATTTCCAGGCCAGGAGTAATGGGTTAATTCAGAAATTAAATTTTCATTTAAAGCCAAATCAGGTTTGTGATATTTCTGTTTGTATTTTTCTAAAAAATAATCAGCTAAAGTTGAAATATCTTCAATCCGTTCTCTCAAACTCGGAATATTCAATTCAACCGTATTGATTCTGTAATACAAATCCTTTCGGAAACGGTTTTCAGCAACGGCTTTTTTGAGGTTTTCATTGGTTGCAAAAATGAATCTCACATCCAACAAACGTTCTTTGCTTTCTCCGATTCTCGACAGTTTTCTGTTTTGAATCAAACTTAACAATTTAGTTTGGAGATGAAGCGGAAGATTTCCGATCTCATCAAGAAAAACGGTTCCGTTTTCGGCATTTTCGATTTTTCCGGCATAATCCTGATGCGCATCCGTAAATGCACCCTTTTTATAACCGAATAATTCCGATTCAAAAAGATTTTCCGAAAGACTTCCCAAATCGATATGAACAAAAGGCTGATTCTTCCTTTCCGACAATTCGTGAATGTGTTCTGCCAAAACATATTTTCCGGTTCCGTTTTCTCCCAAAAGCAAAACATTGGCATCGGTTGCAGAAACCCGTTCAATCTGGTCCATCACTTCCTGCATTGCCGGAGATTGGGTTTCCAATTGATATTGATTGGTTTTGATACTGATATTTTCCCATTGATTCAGCTTCTTATTTTTTCGGGAAATATCGACAGCCAAATTTACGGAAGCGTATAATTTTTCATTATTCCAGGGTTTTAGAATAAAATCGGAAGCACCGTTTTTCAGGGCTTCAACGGCTAATTCCACTTCACCGTAAGCCGTCATCAAGATAATCGGAAGCTGGGGTTCCAGCGTTTTGATTTCATTCATCCAATACAATCCGTCCTGTCCGTTTTCAAAACCTTTCCGGAAATTCATATCCAGAAGAACCGCATCCACTTGCTGTTCGGATAAAAATTTCAGAATATTCTTGGGCTGACTGAGACAGCTCACTTCCGTAAAAAACTTTTTGAGCCAGACTCTCGCCGAAAACAAAATATCTTCGTCATCATCCACAATTAAAATATGAGCTTCTTTTTTTCGCATTTAAAATTTAAATTTTGGCTAAAGCCTTTTTGTTTTGTCCACTTTTAAATGGGCTAAAGCCCATTCCTATTGATATTAATGCTAATTATTTTTAAGCATTAAAATTATATTTGTTTAAAAAAATCGAATTCTCGTGCCAGTGGAACGACAATTAAGTTATCAATTTTTCCTTAAAATAAAATGATTTATCATTTATAATTAATATGTCCGTTTCCGTACAAAAAGTGTCCGATAATGAACAGTTTTAAAATTAATAAAATTATATTTAATCACATTTACAGAGTGTTACAAGATTATAAATTTATGGTATTTACATTGTGTAATTATCTGTAAGTAAAACAGTTATCTAAATATGGATACGAAAATAGTAAAAAAGAAATCTAAACTAAAATTTGTCTCAATTATCATCATATCTGCATTAGCGGTTTCGGTTTTCGGATGGTATTTTTTGAATCAGAAAAAAACGTATAATGTAAAGTCAGAAGATATTACGATTGATGAAGTGACGAATGGAAAATTCGAAGATATGTTGATGGTAACTGCACAGACGCAATCTCTTAATTCTTCTCTTGTGAATGTTTTGGAAGGTGGCGCGGTAAAAGAAATTTTTGCGGAAGACGGACAAATGCTGACAAAAGGACAACCTATTGCAAGAGTTTACAATCCCAATACAGAATTCAATTACCTGAATCAGGAAACGGGGATTATGCAGCAGATCAGCCAGATGAGAAGTTCGCTTTTAGAATTGAAAAATCAGGAGTTTAGTCAGGATAAAGAATTATTGCAGTCTCAGAATGATTATAATACGGCGTTGCAGACTTTTAATCTTCAGAAAAGATTGTACGATGCGGAAATCGGAAAGAAAACCGATTATGATATTGCTTTACAAAATCTGAATTATCAGAAAGACAGAAAACGAATTGTTGAAAAAGGAGCTTCTAATGAGAAAACTTCGAGAAATGCCCAGTTTGCAGCCATCAATAATTCCATTAATCAGATGGAAAAAAGCTTGAATATTCTTCGTTCCAACAAAAATAATTTCCTGATAATGTCGCCGGCTTCGGGA encodes:
- a CDS encoding sigma-54-dependent transcriptional regulator, which encodes MRKKEAHILIVDDDEDILFSARVWLKKFFTEVSCLSQPKNILKFLSEQQVDAVLLDMNFRKGFENGQDGLYWMNEIKTLEPQLPIILMTAYGEVELAVEALKNGASDFILKPWNNEKLYASVNLAVDISRKNKKLNQWENISIKTNQYQLETQSPAMQEVMDQIERVSATDANVLLLGENGTGKYVLAEHIHELSERKNQPFVHIDLGSLSENLFESELFGYKKGAFTDAHQDYAGKIENAENGTVFLDEIGNLPLHLQTKLLSLIQNRKLSRIGESKERLLDVRFIFATNENLKKAVAENRFRKDLYYRINTVELNIPSLRERIEDISTLADYFLEKYKQKYHKPDLALNENLISELTHYSWPGNIRELDHCIERSVILSNEKSLKLLMPQDEESENTIVNLNIEEMEEILIKKALKKHRGNISLAAEDLGLSRAALYRRMEKFEL
- a CDS encoding efflux RND transporter periplasmic adaptor subunit, giving the protein MDTKIVKKKSKLKFVSIIIISALAVSVFGWYFLNQKKTYNVKSEDITIDEVTNGKFEDMLMVTAQTQSLNSSLVNVLEGGAVKEIFAEDGQMLTKGQPIARVYNPNTEFNYLNQETGIMQQISQMRSSLLELKNQEFSQDKELLQSQNDYNTALQTFNLQKRLYDAEIGKKTDYDIALQNLNYQKDRKRIVEKGASNEKTSRNAQFAAINNSINQMEKSLNILRSNKNNFLIMSPASGRLSSFNISLGQNLTSGESIGKIDLMGGYKLVAKVDEYYINKLTNGIKGTLDNNGKEYEVIITKILPEVKDGQFSVELNFIDAKISTLKIGMTFGVKLKLSADTQSMMIPKGNFYKDTNGKWIFVVKNNKAEKRNISLGRENPLYYEVVSGLKQGESVITSDYSELKKYELLDIQK